Proteins encoded together in one Mycobacterium sp. MS1601 window:
- a CDS encoding FABP family protein — translation MTDAESQAGPGDRAVAAAAERAKETAVRNIPAFGDLPLPPDTANLREGADLNDALLALLPLVGVWRGEGEGRGAQGDYRFGQQIVVSHDGGDYLIWEARSWRLDDDGAYHSVGLRETGFWRFVNDPADPNETQAIELLLAHSAGYVELFYGHPRNQASWELVTDALARSKSGMLVGGAKRLYGIVEGGDLAYVEERVDADGGLVPHLSARLSRFVG, via the coding sequence GTGACTGACGCTGAATCGCAAGCAGGTCCAGGCGACCGTGCGGTAGCCGCCGCGGCAGAGCGTGCCAAAGAGACCGCGGTGCGCAACATCCCCGCGTTCGGCGATCTGCCGCTGCCCCCGGATACCGCCAATCTGCGCGAGGGTGCGGACCTCAATGATGCTCTGCTTGCGCTGTTGCCGTTGGTCGGAGTCTGGCGCGGTGAGGGTGAGGGCCGCGGTGCGCAGGGCGACTACCGGTTCGGCCAGCAGATCGTGGTCTCCCATGATGGTGGCGACTATCTGATCTGGGAAGCGCGCTCCTGGCGCCTGGATGACGACGGCGCCTACCATTCCGTCGGACTGCGTGAGACCGGTTTCTGGCGGTTCGTCAACGACCCGGCCGATCCGAACGAGACCCAGGCCATCGAACTGCTCCTGGCCCATTCGGCGGGCTACGTCGAGTTGTTCTACGGTCATCCGCGCAACCAGGCCTCATGGGAGCTGGTGACCGATGCCCTGGCCCGCAGCAAGTCCGGGATGCTGGTCGGCGGCGCCAAGCGGCTCTACGGCATTGTCGAGGGCGGCGATCTTGCCTATGTCGAAGAGCGCGTGGACGCCGACGGTGGCCTGGTCCCGCATCTGTCGGCCCGGCTGTCCCGGTTCGTGGGCTGA
- a CDS encoding amino acid ABC transporter permease, with protein sequence MTALAEQRRAYHRSRARRSTLMALASTLVFAAVVAVGVTASPGWPRVRDSFFDLRIGWDSLPAVLDGLWLNVRVLVVCEILILAFGLLLAVLRTLHGPVWFPVRAAVIGYIDLFRGLPLLIVLYLIGFGLPGLRLEGIPNNPVLLGGLALVLVYSALVAEVFRAGIDSVHPSQLAAARSLGLNYRRTMRLVVLPQAARRVTPALLNDFVALQKDCGLISVLGAVDAVRAAQIQVATSYNFTPYVVAGLLFVALAVPSARLADWATRRAALRQGAL encoded by the coding sequence GTGACCGCGCTGGCCGAACAGCGCCGCGCGTACCACCGGTCGAGGGCGCGGCGCTCGACGCTGATGGCACTGGCCTCGACGCTGGTTTTCGCCGCCGTCGTCGCCGTGGGCGTGACGGCCTCGCCCGGATGGCCCCGGGTCCGCGACTCGTTCTTCGACCTGCGGATCGGCTGGGACAGCCTGCCCGCAGTGCTGGACGGGCTCTGGCTCAACGTCCGGGTTCTGGTGGTCTGCGAGATCCTGATCCTGGCGTTCGGTCTGCTGTTGGCGGTACTGCGCACTCTGCACGGGCCGGTGTGGTTCCCCGTTCGCGCAGCCGTCATCGGCTACATCGACCTGTTCCGCGGTCTGCCATTGCTGATCGTGCTCTACCTGATCGGCTTCGGCCTGCCCGGGTTGCGGCTGGAGGGCATCCCGAACAACCCCGTGCTGCTCGGTGGCCTTGCTCTGGTGCTCGTCTACTCCGCGCTGGTGGCCGAGGTCTTTCGGGCGGGCATCGACTCGGTACACCCGTCGCAGCTGGCCGCGGCCCGCTCGCTGGGCCTGAATTACCGCCGGACCATGCGACTGGTGGTGCTACCGCAGGCTGCCAGGCGGGTCACCCCGGCACTGCTGAACGACTTCGTCGCACTGCAGAAGGACTGCGGCCTGATCTCTGTACTCGGGGCTGTCGACGCGGTGCGCGCCGCACAGATCCAGGTGGCCACGTCGTACAACTTCACGCCGTATGTGGTGGCGGGTCTGCTGTTCGTCGCGCTGGCGGTGCCGTCGGCGCGGTTGGCGGACTGGGCGACCAGGCGGGCCGCGCTGCGGCAGGGGGCTCTGTGA
- a CDS encoding transporter substrate-binding domain-containing protein: MATDQPAYPPWYIGDDPSNGDGFESAVAYAVADKLGYTADEVRWVRVPFNTAMAAGPKSFDANLSEFSITDQRRELVDFSSPYYDVAQAVVTVATSAAASATTLADLRTVKLGAQAGTTSAAAASAVGGSTPIAVYNTNVEAKMALRSGQIDALVLDLPTAMAVQDELEDGLVVGRLPSDVEQVEQFGIMLDKFSRLTPCVSQAVDELRDSGALAVLEARWLADGAVPPLLG, from the coding sequence ATGGCCACGGACCAGCCGGCCTATCCGCCGTGGTACATCGGCGACGACCCGTCCAACGGTGACGGGTTCGAATCCGCAGTGGCATACGCTGTTGCCGACAAACTCGGCTACACCGCCGACGAGGTGCGGTGGGTGCGGGTGCCTTTCAACACCGCGATGGCTGCGGGCCCGAAGTCCTTCGACGCCAATCTCTCCGAGTTCTCCATCACCGACCAGCGGCGCGAACTCGTCGACTTCTCCTCGCCGTACTACGACGTGGCGCAGGCTGTGGTCACCGTGGCGACCTCTGCTGCCGCGTCCGCCACCACCCTGGCCGATCTGCGGACGGTGAAGCTCGGTGCGCAGGCGGGCACCACCAGCGCCGCCGCGGCGAGCGCGGTGGGTGGCAGCACACCAATCGCGGTGTACAACACCAACGTCGAGGCGAAGATGGCCTTGCGATCCGGTCAGATCGACGCGCTTGTACTGGATCTCCCCACCGCCATGGCGGTGCAGGACGAACTCGAGGACGGGCTGGTGGTCGGGCGCCTGCCCTCAGACGTCGAGCAGGTGGAGCAGTTCGGCATCATGCTCGACAAGTTCAGCCGCCTCACCCCGTGTGTATCGCAGGCCGTCGACGAACTGCGGGACTCAGGCGCATTGGCAGTGCTCGAGGCGCGCTGGCTGGCCGACGGCGCGGTGCCGCCCTTGCTCGGTTAG
- a CDS encoding amino acid ABC transporter ATP-binding protein translates to MSDPVLSLRGVAKSYGDRAVLDGIDLDVAEHQVVVLIGASGSGKSTLLRCIDLLDEIDDGQIFLDGRDISDPRINADEVRRSMAMVFQSFNLFPHMTVLDNITLAPRVVHGRNRRDAEQRGRELLARVGLADRADAYPDRLSGGQQQRVAIARALAYDPRVLLLDEVTSALDPELVAEVLELLSELAASGRTIVMATHEMGFARRVADVVCFLDGGRILESGPPQQVLDAPKEARTRQFLARLGGVGRD, encoded by the coding sequence GTGAGCGACCCGGTGCTGAGCCTGCGCGGTGTCGCCAAGAGTTACGGCGACCGCGCCGTGCTCGACGGGATCGACCTGGACGTCGCCGAGCATCAGGTGGTGGTGCTCATCGGTGCATCGGGCTCGGGAAAGTCGACTCTGCTGCGGTGCATCGACCTGCTCGACGAGATCGACGACGGGCAGATCTTCCTCGACGGCCGCGACATCAGTGACCCGCGCATCAACGCCGACGAGGTACGCCGGTCCATGGCCATGGTGTTCCAGTCGTTCAACTTGTTTCCGCACATGACGGTGCTGGACAACATCACCCTGGCGCCGCGGGTGGTGCACGGGCGCAACCGCCGGGACGCCGAGCAGCGGGGCCGTGAGCTGCTGGCGCGTGTCGGGCTGGCCGACCGCGCCGACGCCTACCCCGACCGGCTCTCCGGCGGACAGCAGCAGCGGGTGGCGATTGCGCGGGCGCTGGCCTATGACCCGCGGGTCCTGTTGCTCGACGAGGTCACCAGTGCCCTGGACCCTGAACTGGTGGCCGAGGTACTCGAGCTCCTCTCGGAACTGGCCGCCTCGGGTCGCACCATCGTGATGGCGACCCACGAGATGGGTTTCGCGCGACGAGTCGCCGACGTGGTGTGTTTCCTCGACGGTGGGCGCATCCTGGAATCCGGTCCGCCGCAGCAGGTGCTTGACGCACCGAAGGAAGCCCGTACCAGGCAGTTTCTTGCCCGGCTGGGCGGCGTGGGACGCGACTGA
- a CDS encoding DUF1416 domain-containing protein — protein sequence MCSAPKQGLTLPSSVDLEKETVITGRVVDGSGQTVGGAFVRLLDSSDEFTAEVVASATGDFRFFAAPGTWRVRALSKAGNGDVVVVPDGAGITEVDVKVA from the coding sequence ATGTGCTCAGCCCCTAAGCAAGGCCTGACCCTGCCCTCCAGCGTCGACCTCGAGAAGGAGACGGTGATCACCGGACGGGTCGTCGACGGCAGCGGCCAGACCGTTGGCGGCGCCTTCGTCCGCCTGCTGGACTCCTCTGACGAGTTCACCGCAGAGGTCGTCGCCTCGGCCACCGGTGACTTCCGGTTCTTCGCGGCCCCCGGTACCTGGCGGGTGCGGGCGCTGTCCAAGGCCGGTAACGGCGACGTGGTCGTGGTGCCGGACGGCGCCGGGATCACCGAAGTCGACGTCAAGGTCGCTTAA